From the Deinococcus radiophilus genome, one window contains:
- a CDS encoding phosphodiester glycosidase family protein: MQWHKLTGSAALTLTLLGGPAAQALTLQQIRGDLTTYTVATVDLRRDDLRLHWINPTTGQPYLTFAQLRERLRKEGDRALFLTNSGIYAPGYRPLGLHVEGGEELIPPNFARTGGNFALLPNGVFWVKGDQAGISETAEYVSQKLQPDYATQSGPLLLRRGNIHPSFNKGSSSFKVRSGVGVCSDGRVRFAVSNAPVNFYAFAVFYRDTLHCPDALYLDGSISAYAVPATNTQLANFAGIWSVTQPLPQASP, from the coding sequence GGTAGTGCAGCGCTGACCCTGACCCTGCTGGGTGGCCCAGCGGCTCAGGCGCTGACTTTGCAGCAGATCAGGGGCGACCTGACCACCTACACGGTGGCCACGGTGGACCTGCGCCGCGATGACTTGCGGCTTCACTGGATCAACCCGACCACGGGGCAGCCTTACCTGACCTTCGCACAATTGCGTGAGCGTCTGCGCAAGGAAGGCGACCGGGCGCTGTTCTTGACCAACAGCGGGATTTACGCGCCTGGCTACCGTCCCTTGGGGCTGCATGTTGAAGGGGGCGAGGAATTGATCCCGCCTAACTTTGCCCGGACGGGTGGCAACTTCGCGCTGCTTCCCAACGGAGTGTTCTGGGTCAAGGGTGACCAAGCAGGCATAAGTGAAACGGCAGAATATGTGTCCCAGAAGCTGCAGCCGGATTACGCCACACAGTCGGGGCCGCTGCTGCTGCGCCGGGGCAACATCCATCCGTCGTTTAACAAGGGCAGCTCGTCCTTCAAGGTTCGCAGTGGGGTGGGCGTATGCAGTGACGGGCGGGTACGGTTTGCGGTGAGTAATGCGCCTGTGAACTTCTATGCCTTTGCTGTGTTTTACCGCGATACCCTGCACTGCCCTGACGCCCTGTATCTGGACGGCAGCATCAGCGCTTACGCCGTGCCAGCAACCAATACCCAGCTGGCCAACTTTGCCGGAATCTGGAGTGTGACTCAGCCGCTGCCGCAGGCCAGTCCGTAG